In one Vampirovibrio chlorellavorus genomic region, the following are encoded:
- a CDS encoding peptidase domain-containing ABC transporter, which produces MLYTMLAGLLTLTVPLTAQALVNTIAAGVFMQPLVVLTTLLFVGMLFIGLLRISQFFLVEVLQQRVFARVALRLAGQVPFVQHKALMTDYPPELMNRFFDTIQTQKAMAKLLMDGPAALLQIFVGLILMAVYSPILLGFDFFIIFFLLFMAFVLGRNGVNTSIDESVQKYRVAGWLQELARCQVSFKVDGLPGYLFKKADEQVVDYINARRSHFRILFRQVAANYFFQAVASAGILGIGGWLVINRQLTLGQLVASELVVLILISAMDKLVMMFQDWYDLLTSVEKIGHLTDLPLEREGGLVLPRQEGGAQVICQDVYFDYSQPETKILKGLSLSLQPGEVVCLVGASGVGKSTLAEILCGLLEPKSGVVRIGGFDVRSLDLHSLRQAVALVGDSNEIFDGTVEENIAVGRPHVRTEDIHWALGITQLTDEIMALPNGLQTSLISAGRNLSRGQMQRLMIARAIVDHPNLLILDEAFIGIDECTKLKILDALLDPANPWTVIGISHDADVVIRADHILVMVDGVIAESASLNALSLQPNSCFSALFPKLVSSQGGQ; this is translated from the coding sequence GTGCTTTACACCATGTTGGCGGGCCTACTCACGCTGACTGTGCCACTAACCGCTCAGGCTCTGGTGAACACCATTGCGGCAGGGGTTTTCATGCAGCCGCTGGTGGTGCTGACGACATTGCTGTTTGTGGGCATGCTGTTCATCGGCCTGCTCAGGATTTCCCAGTTTTTTCTGGTTGAGGTCCTGCAACAGCGTGTGTTTGCCCGGGTGGCCCTGCGGCTGGCGGGGCAGGTTCCTTTTGTTCAGCACAAGGCCCTGATGACAGACTACCCGCCCGAGTTGATGAACCGCTTCTTTGATACGATTCAGACCCAGAAAGCCATGGCCAAGCTGCTCATGGACGGGCCAGCCGCGCTTTTGCAGATTTTTGTGGGCCTGATACTGATGGCGGTTTACAGCCCCATATTGCTGGGTTTTGACTTCTTTATCATTTTCTTCCTCCTTTTTATGGCCTTTGTACTGGGCCGCAATGGCGTGAACACCAGCATTGATGAGTCCGTCCAAAAGTACCGGGTGGCTGGTTGGCTGCAAGAACTGGCCCGTTGTCAGGTCAGCTTTAAAGTGGATGGCCTTCCGGGCTACTTATTCAAAAAAGCGGATGAGCAGGTGGTGGACTACATTAACGCGCGTCGTTCTCATTTTCGGATACTGTTTCGTCAGGTGGCGGCCAATTACTTTTTTCAGGCCGTGGCCAGCGCAGGCATTCTGGGGATTGGCGGCTGGTTGGTCATCAACCGTCAATTAACCCTGGGCCAGTTGGTGGCCTCGGAATTGGTTGTGCTTATCCTGATTTCGGCAATGGATAAACTGGTGATGATGTTTCAGGACTGGTACGACCTGCTGACCTCGGTGGAGAAAATTGGCCACCTGACTGATTTGCCGCTGGAGCGGGAAGGCGGGCTCGTCCTGCCTCGTCAGGAAGGCGGGGCCCAGGTTATTTGCCAGGATGTCTACTTTGATTACAGCCAGCCTGAGACCAAAATTCTGAAGGGCCTGAGTCTATCCCTGCAGCCAGGAGAGGTGGTCTGTCTGGTGGGAGCCAGTGGCGTTGGTAAATCCACTCTGGCCGAAATATTATGCGGCTTGCTGGAGCCCAAGTCGGGCGTGGTTCGCATCGGCGGATTTGATGTCCGCTCCCTGGATTTACACAGTTTGCGTCAGGCGGTGGCTTTGGTCGGAGATAGCAACGAGATTTTTGACGGCACCGTGGAAGAGAACATTGCGGTGGGCCGTCCTCACGTACGGACCGAGGACATTCATTGGGCCCTGGGTATCACACAGCTGACGGATGAAATTATGGCTTTGCCCAACGGACTGCAAACCAGCCTGATCAGTGCCGGAAGGAATCTCTCCAGGGGGCAAATGCAACGATTGATGATTGCCCGGGCTATTGTGGATCACCCCAATTTGCTGATTCTGGATGAAGCGTTTATTGGTATTGATGAATGCACCAAGTTGAAGATTCTGGATGCCCTACTGGACCCGGCCAACCCGTGGACAGTGATCGGGATTTCCCATGACGCCGATGTGGTTATTCGGGCGGATCATATTCTGGTGATGGTTGATGGCGTAATTGCCGAATCGGCTTCTCTGAACGCCCTGTCCCTGCAGCCCAACAGTTGCTTTTCGGCACTGTTTCCCAAATTGGTTTCCAGTCAGGGGGGGCAATAA
- a CDS encoding thiol-disulfide oxidoreductase DCC family protein: MSEGWVLYDANCRLCLDLNQRFQPLLNRYGFETLPLQTGWVKEKMGFSADHELTADELKEMRVLTPSGKFYGGSEALIYISRFIWWGRPFYWMSFLPGARWVVGKIYQFIARNRHCYGKVCALNDGR, translated from the coding sequence ATGTCTGAAGGCTGGGTGCTTTACGATGCGAATTGTCGCTTGTGTCTGGACTTGAACCAGCGGTTTCAGCCACTTTTGAACCGGTATGGCTTTGAAACGCTGCCCCTGCAAACGGGCTGGGTCAAAGAGAAAATGGGCTTCAGCGCCGATCATGAGCTGACTGCCGATGAGCTGAAGGAAATGCGGGTTTTAACGCCTTCAGGCAAATTTTATGGTGGCAGCGAGGCGTTAATCTATATTTCCCGGTTTATCTGGTGGGGCAGGCCATTCTACTGGATGTCCTTTCTGCCCGGCGCACGCTGGGTGGTTGGCAAGATTTACCAGTTTATCGCCCGTAACCGACATTGTTACGGAAAAGTGTGCGCCCTCAATGACGGCAGGTAG
- a CDS encoding class I SAM-dependent methyltransferase, with protein sequence MKSSVQLTSDRIQDTLYAFMRSQILFTAIDLDVFSSIARGDNQLETLQARLGLNERGLRLLLNGLVGIGFLKVAAGGVYSLPEDVAHFLVKPEATYIGGMVHHCKWLYENWSMLTDAVSSGQPVGGAQSLAQLEIYFSELVKGLYVSNYPTAQKLAEILEIGSAYRNLEVLDVAGGSAVWSIALLEKDAGSQATVLDFPSVTHVAESYVEQHGLSDRFRYWPGDLEAMDLNGARFDIVVMAHICHMLGPTASQKAFQRLKKVLKPGGRLVVVDFVPDDQRSQKGWPLIFGVNMLITTPEGDVFTGDEYTQWLQAAGFESITLQDIDSDVTVVIAQV encoded by the coding sequence ATGAAATCTTCAGTCCAGCTAACCAGCGATCGCATTCAGGACACGTTATACGCTTTTATGCGCAGTCAGATTCTGTTTACGGCCATTGATCTGGACGTGTTTAGTTCTATTGCCCGGGGCGATAATCAGCTGGAAACCTTGCAGGCTCGTCTGGGTTTGAATGAGCGCGGCCTGCGCTTGCTGCTGAATGGTCTGGTAGGCATTGGGTTTTTAAAAGTGGCTGCCGGTGGGGTATACAGCCTGCCAGAGGATGTGGCTCACTTTCTGGTAAAGCCTGAAGCCACCTACATTGGCGGGATGGTGCATCATTGCAAGTGGTTGTATGAGAATTGGTCGATGTTGACCGACGCGGTCAGTTCGGGGCAGCCGGTGGGAGGGGCCCAGAGTCTGGCCCAACTGGAGATTTACTTCTCGGAACTGGTGAAAGGCCTGTATGTGTCCAACTATCCCACGGCCCAAAAACTGGCTGAGATTTTAGAGATTGGCTCTGCCTACCGTAACCTTGAAGTTCTGGATGTGGCCGGTGGATCTGCGGTCTGGTCGATTGCCCTGCTGGAAAAAGACGCTGGCAGTCAGGCGACGGTTCTTGATTTTCCTTCGGTCACCCACGTGGCGGAGAGTTACGTGGAACAGCACGGCTTGAGCGACCGGTTCCGCTACTGGCCAGGTGACTTGGAAGCCATGGATCTGAACGGGGCCCGTTTTGACATTGTGGTAATGGCCCATATTTGTCACATGCTAGGGCCCACGGCCAGCCAAAAGGCTTTTCAGAGGCTGAAAAAGGTACTGAAGCCGGGTGGGCGTCTGGTGGTGGTTGACTTTGTACCGGATGATCAGCGCTCCCAAAAGGGGTGGCCACTGATTTTTGGGGTTAATATGCTGATTACCACCCCGGAAGGTGACGTTTTTACAGGTGATGAGTACACGCAGTGGCTTCAGGCCGCTGGCTTCGAGAGCATTACCCTGCAGGACATCGATTCTGACGTGACTGTGGTCATTGCTCAGGTGTAA